Proteins encoded within one genomic window of Equus caballus isolate H_3958 breed thoroughbred chromosome 20, TB-T2T, whole genome shotgun sequence:
- the RBM24 gene encoding RNA-binding protein 24: MHTTQKDTTYTKIFVGGLPYHTTDASLRKYFEVFGEIEEAVVITDRQTGKSRGYGFVTMADRAAAERACKDPNPIIDGRKANVNLAYLGAKPRIMQPGFAFGVQQLHPALIQRPFGIPAHYVYPQAFVQPGVVIPHVQPTAAAASTTPYIDYTGAAYAQYSAAAAAAAAAAAYDQYPYAASPAAAGYVTAGGYGYAVQQPITAAAPGTAAAAAAAAAAAAAFGQYQPQQLQTDRMQ; this comes from the exons ATGCACACGACCCAGAAGGACACGACGTACACCAAAATCTTCGTCGGGGGGCTGCCCTACCACACCACCGACGCCAGCCTGCGCAAGTACTTCGAGGTCTTCGGCGAGATCGAGGAGGCGGTGGTTATCACCGACCGGCAGACGGGCAAGTCCCGGGGCTATGGATTT GTCACCATGGCCGATCGGGCTGCTGCCGAAAGGGCCTGCAAGGATCCCAACCCCATCATTGATGGCAGGAAGGCCAACGTGAATCTGGCATACTTGGGAGCAAAACCACGGATCATGCAACCAG GTTTTGCCTTTGGCGTTCAACAACTTCATCCAGCCCTTATACAAAGACCTTTCGG GATACCTGCCCACTATGTCTATCCGCAGGCTTTTGTGCAGCCTGGAGTGGTCATTCCACATGTCCAGCCGACAGCAGCTGCTGCCTCCACCACACCTTACATTGATTACACTGGAGCTGCGTACGCACAATACTCGGCGGcagctgctgccgccgccgccgccgctgcctaCGACCAGTACCCGTACGCAGCCTCTCCAGCTGCTGCCGGCTACGTCACCGCGGGGGGCTATGGCTACGCGGTGCAGCAGCCAATCACCGCGGCCGCACCTGGGAcagctgccgccgccgctgccgcagctgctgccgccgccgcatTTGGCCAGTATCAGCCTCAGCAGCTGCAAACAGACCGAATGCAATAG